CCAAGTTGTATAAAAACATGTCTTCCTTTTTTTACTCTTTCTCCTACATTAGGGTCTGTATATAAAACTTTATCTCCAATGCCTTTGGTTAAAGGTATTAAACCAATCTCTTTTAAAGATTTTATAGCAGTATCTTTATCTTCTCCTTTTATATCGGGTATAGTTACATATGAAGAACTATTTACGAAAATAAAAATAAACAGAAGTAAAATTAGACCTCCTGTAATTGCGCCTATTATAAATAATATAATATTATATAATATACTACCTAGTAAATTAAATTTACTAGGATTATCATTATTATTTATTTTTGTTGAATGAAAAATTTTAAAATAATGCTTCTTTATTTTTTTCATTTTACACCCTTTTTCCTCATTTTTAATTGTCCACAAGCAGCATCAATATCTGTTCCTTTTTCAATTCTTAATGTAGCTTCAATATTATTTTCCTTTAATTTATTTAAAAAACTATTTAGGAATTTTTTTGATGGTCTTTCATAATTTGCTGGATTTGGGTTTACGGGAATGATATTAACCATTACTTTCAATCCTTTTAATAAATCAGCTAATTCTTGTGCGTGTTTTTCTTCATCATTTAGTCCTTTTATAGCAATATATTCTATAGTTACTCTATTTTTAGTTTTTTCTTGATATATTTTGCATGATTGAACAACCTCTTCTATAGGATATTTTGCATTAATAGGCATTATTTGATCTCTAATATAATTATTTGGGGCATGTAAAGATACAGATAGTCTAATATCTAATTCAAAATCAGCTAATTCTTCAATTTTATCAGCAATACCCGAAGTTGAAATGGTTATTCTTCGAGCACCAAGATTTTTCATTTTTTTATTATTCCAATTTCTAATAGCTTTTAAAACATTGTCGTAATTTAATAATGGTTCTCCCATTCCCATTAAAACAATGTTATTTATATTAACGTCTTTAAGTTTTTCTATAGCCAATACTTGAGCAACTATTTCTCCTGGTGTTAAATTTCTTTCAAATCCACTAGCTCCAGTTGAACAGAATTTGCATTTTAATGGACATCCAACTTGTGAAGAAATACATGCTGAAATTCTATTTGGATAAAACAATAACACAGATTCAATGGTTCTCCCATCTTCTAATTTCCATAGGAATTTTGTTGTTCCATCTATTTTTGATTCTTGAATATCAATAGGCTCTGGAATGCTAATATAAAAATATTCATCTAAAAATTCTCTTTCGTTTTTTGATATATTTGTCATTTCAAAAAAATCAAATATATGCTTTTTAAATATCCAGTCAAGCACCTGATCTACTCTAAACTTTTTTAAATTTAAATTTGTAAATTCTTTTACTAACTCATCATAACTAAAATCTAAGATATTTTTTTTAATCATATCAATGCCCTCCTAAAATACGCAACATTCATAACTCCAAGTTATATTAAAATTCATTTTTTTTGCTAATTCAATAGTATTTTGAACAGGTTGAACTATTTTATCAGCAATATATAATAAATTTTCTTGTAGCTCTTTTCTATACTTTCCTTTTGGGTGCATACATCCTAAAGTTAATTTTATATTTTCAATTTTCTCTTTTGCATATTCAAATATTTCTACAACTTCTTCTATTTTTGGGGGATTTTCATTTTCAAATGCCGAACCTTTTGTAGGAATAAAAACTAAAAATATTATTTCATCTATATCATATTTTTTTAACCTATTAATGGCATCTTTTTCATGAGTTAATTTTCCTCCATTAAGTCCTATTGTAATATGTGGTTTTACTTTAAAATCTAATTTAATTAAATTGTCAAAAGTGCTCCACATATTCTCGAATTTATCTATACCATATACATTGATCATAGTCTCTTTATTTCCAACTAAATCGAAAGAAATAGCATCGCTTATAGCTTTTATTTTCTCAAGCTCATTATAATTCATAAATCCAGTATGCAAATTATACTTAAAATTATATTTATTCTTATATTCTTGTAATATTTCAACAAAATTATATACGGGTACTTTTATTTCATCATTCATACCGCCACTAAGTAATATAGAACTCATATTTGAAATCTTGTCAATATCTTTTATAGTTATCATATTGTTTAAATAATGTTTATTACAATGTTTGCAATTTAAATAACAATAGTTTCCGGTTAAAGATAATGATTTAGTATTTTCCATTTTAACAAAATGAATGCTATTTTTCATTTATATCACCACTAAATTTTTCGCAGGCTTCTCTTGCAGCGAGTTGTTCTGCTACTTTTTTTGATTTTCCAATGCCTCTACCATATTTTTTTCCATTAATAATAACATCAATTACAAATGTTCTATTATGCGGAGGTCCATCTTGCCTAATAAGTTTGTATTCAGGTCTAATTTTTAGATCTTTTTGAGTCAATTCTTGTAATCTAGTTTTATAGTCTAAAAAAAGTTTTCCTTTTATAGATAAATCTATATATTCATTTAAATGCTTTAAAGCAAACTCTTTAGCTTTTTCAAAGCCTAAAGATAAATAAATTGCGCCTAAAATTGCTTCAAAAAGATCAGATATAATTGAATGTTTTTCTCTACCACCATAACGTTCTTCGTTTTTGCTTAAAAGTATATAATCTCCAAGTCCAAGTTTTTTTGCAGCATCAAATAAAATTAATTCACTTCCAACAGTAGCTCTAACTCGTGCCATATCTCCTTCGTCGAGATTATAGTTTTTGTATAAATGTTCTGCAATAATTAAATTTAAAACAGAATCCCCTAAAAATTCTAATCGCTCATTAGATTTTATTTTCCTACCTTTTGAATTGTAATCGTTTGAATAAGATGAATGACAAAGAGCCTCGAAAAGAAGCTCTTCGTCAATATTTTCAATACCTATTATCTTTTTTATTTTGTTAATGTTATATTTTTCAAAATCATTCATTTATTTTCTCCTTAATAATTTTTAATAGAGAATCTTCATCTAATTTAAATATTTTAAATAATGATTCATTATTACCAGATGGCGAATAATTATCTACACCTAATGTTTCAATGCTTAATGGAGAAAGTTTGTTTTCAACTACAGATTTTGAAAATTCTACAAATAATCCATTATATTTATTATGGTCTTCATAAATAATGATATGTGAATCATTTATATATTCAGCAATTTTAGAACCATCAAATTCTAGTGGTGCAGAAACATTAATAACGGTAATATTTATACCTTCTTCTTTTAATTTATCGGCAACTTTTACAGCTTTATAAGCTACGCTACCATGAGTTAATATTGTAACTTTTTCTCCTTTTCTCAAAATATCCATTTTTCCGTATTCAAATACATAATTTTCTCCAAAGAAAGGATTTCCATTTTCATCTAAAATCACAGGTATTTTTGATCTACCCATAGCTATTACTACATTTCCTAATGTAGAAGCTGCAAATCTTACAGCTTTATCAGTTTGATTTGGATCTGCAGGAATAATTAATTTAGTATCAAAGAAACTTCTTACTATACCAATATAATTAATTTCATGATGTGTTTTTCCATCTTCACCAATATCTATACCACAATGTGTAACGGCAGTTTTTAAATTAGTATGGTTAATATCATTTAATCTTTGTTGATTAAATGTTTCGTCTAAACCAAATACACCAAAATCAGCAAAGAAAGGAATAACTCCACATACTGACATTGCTCCGGCTATTGTAGCTGCATTATGTTCTTGAATACCAATTTGAATATATGTTTCAGGACTTACTTTTTCAAATTTTTCTAATTTTACTGAAGGTTTTAAATCGCAATCTACAGCAACAATTTTTCCTTTATTTACTTTCGCTAAATCTGCTATTGCATTACCAAAAGCTCCTCTATTATCAATTTTATCTTCTTTTTTATATACAATAGGAGTTCCAGGATCTGCGGTTATAACATTATCTTTAAATTCTAATTTTTTTCTTAATAATGGTAATTCTTTCCTCATTTCTTTATATTTTTCAATATCATTTTCTACACCCAATTCTTTTAAAGCCTTTTCAGCTTCAGCTTCGCTTAAAGGGGAACCATGATATTCATGTCTGTTTTCCATGAAAGATACACCTTTACCTATAATTGTTTTTGCGATAATTACTGTTGGACCTAATTTATAGCTCTTTGCTTCCTCAATTGCGTTAAATAATTGTTCAAAATTATGTCCATCAACTTCTATTATATTCCAACCTGCAGATTCATATTCTTTAACTAAGTCTACATACAATACATCTCTAGCTCTTCCGGATATTTGAATATCATTATAATCAATTAGAACAGTCAAATTATTTAAATTTTCTTTTTTTGCTGTTCTTCTGGCTTCAGCAATTTGACCTTTAGGTGCTTCACCATCGCTATGTAATACAAATACATGATAATTTTTTCTTGTTATTTTTGAAGCTAAAGCCATACCAACACCAGCAGATAAACCTTGACCTAAATTACCTGTTGTCCATTCAACACCTGGTATTCCTCTTGTGATATGTCCTTCAAAAATAGAACCTGAATTTCTAAATCCAGCAATAGCATCATCAATATTAAAAAAACCTAATCTTCCTAATGCGGAATACACTCCAGGTGAAGTGTGTCCATGACTGATAACTACTCTATCTCTATTTTGATCATATGGATTTTTTGGATCAATGTTAGCTATATTAAACACACTTAAATACATATCAATAGAAGACATTGAACCTCCAGGATGACCGGATTTTGCAACAGTTGTCATTTTTATAATATCGCCTCTACATATGTTAGCTAAAGCTTTTAACTCACTTAAAGATTTTTTCATTTTATTCCTCCTTGTCTTATAATATTCTTTTTATTATAGCAATAATTATATTAAATATTATACTAATTAGTATAGTTGTTGTTAATGGAAAATAAAAAGTAAATCCATCCTTTTTAATTAATATATCTCCTGGTAATTGACCTATTTTAAAAGGAATTTTATTAGAAAAATAAAAAATAATTCCAATAATAGTTAAAATAATTCCAATTGAAATAAATGATTTACCAATGAATTGCATTTCAATCACCTATAGGGCAATTTTTTTTAAAATAATCAAATGGTAATTTAACTATTACAGGTTGATTATTTTCAATAATTTGTAGTGTAACTTGTTTTAAAAATACATTTACCGTAATAACCTTAGCAGGAACATTTTCGTATTCAATAGTACTACCTTCATTTGGAATACAATGTAATGATTTTTCATAAAATTCATTTTCATATGCTAAACAACACATTAATCTTCCACATCTTCCGGAAATTTTTGCTGTATTAATTAGCATTTGTTGTGTTTTTGCCATTTCCATTTTTATAGAGTCAAAATTTCTTAAAAATCTAGAGCAACAAGTTTGCTGTCCACATAATCCTAATGCGCCTATTAGTTTAACTTCATCTCTAATACCTATTTGTCTTAATTCTATTCTTGCTTTAAATTCTTTTGCTAGTTCTTTAACGAGATCTCTAAAATCAACTCTCGTATCAGAACCAAAGAAAACTATTATTTTGGACCTATCAAAAACAACTCTAGAAGATAATATTCTCATAGGTAAATTAAGTTCTTTAGCTTTTTTTTCAGTTATATTTTTTGCTTTTTGAGCCAATTCTATATTTTCTTTATAAGTTATCATATCATCTTCATTTAATTTCCTTAAAATAGAAGTAACCTCATATCCTATTTCTTCGAAGGTCATTTCTTTTGGTCCAATTCGAACTTTTCCGACATCTAGCCCCATATCAGTATTTACTAAAACAAGATCACCAATTTTTATATCTTCATCATTTCCTGCATAATATACTAATGGAGAAAGATTTGATATTTCAACTCCGTATACTAAAGCATTTAAATTTATCATATTTATTCCTCCTTATTTTTAAAAAAAGCAAGTATAAATCTAAAAAACATAGTTTGAATAGTAAGATCAAAATTAAAATTAGAAACTTTACTTTTATATATATTTTCGCACCATATTACATTTTCATTTATTTTTTTAAAATCCAATTCAAAATCAGATAATCCAAAAAAATAAACCATTTTTAGTGAGTAAAATTCTTTCCAATGACTGGTTAAACCAAAAATATATGCATCATGGTATAGAGAAAGAAATAATTTAGAAAAAGTTTTTAATGTGTTTAATTTATCATTTATTTTATTTTTATACGATATTATTTTATCAATTATTTTTTGAATTTCTATTAAATCTAGTTTTTCAAAACGTTTTATTATTTCAAAAAATGATTCATATTTTAATATTCTTTCCTCAATAGTACCATTTTCTACCATTAAATATGTTATTAATTTTTCTATTTCTGCTGAAGAAAAATTTTTAATTTCTTCTAATATTTTTAAAGATCTATCGTGATTATATAAAATATAATCTGCACACTCTAAGTCAGTTTTTATAGAAAAAGACATATTTAAATACAAATCCGGATAATTATCTTTTATCTTTTCTATAATTTTATTATTAGGAATTAAAATTTTATATAATCTACTTCTAATAGTAGATAATAAATTGTACCACCTAGAAGTTGTTGCTACAATAATTGAATATTGAGGTGGTTCTTCCAATAATTTTAGTATAGCATTTGAAGCTTGTTCAGTCATTTTGTCAATTTCATGTATAAATACTAATTTATAATCAGAAAAATTAGGTTTATACATCAAAAATTCTTGTATATTTCTAATATCATCGATTTTTATATTTCCACCAGTTGGAGAAACTTCATAAATATCATTAATATTAATACTTTTTTTTATTGTTTCTGCAGTATTGTATAATATAAATTTATCATGATTAACCAGGCATATAGAAGAACCTTTAAAATTATTTATTTTGTCTAAAATAATTTTAATCACCCCATTATTTATATAAATCAAGAAGTAATCCGTTAATTGCATCTACTTTTTTCGCATATAGAAATGCGCCGCTTTCATTTTTTATTAAACTGTCAGTTAAATCCTTTAATTCTTTATTTATTTTTTCAGCTACAACAAAAAAGTTTTTTTCTTTAAAATTCATTTTAGAATTCAACTTATACAAATTTTTTTCAATTTTCTTTAAGAAATCTTTAACGCTTTTTTTGTATTTTTCAAGATTTTTTTCTATAGGTGAGCGTTTGAATTGTGAACCATATTCTTCTATTTGTTCTAATAATTTATTTAAATCTTTTTTAATAATATCTATTTCATTCAATTCCATAATTTCTGTAAAAGAATTTTTTCTTTTTACAGTTTTTTCATTAGAGTTCTTTTTAATTTTCTTTTCACTAGATTTTTGTGCAGAATTTCCAGATAATGGATTA
The nucleotide sequence above comes from Marinitoga sp. 38H-ov. Encoded proteins:
- a CDS encoding PASTA domain-containing protein, giving the protein MKKIKKHYFKIFHSTKINNNDNPSKFNLLGSILYNIILFIIGAITGGLILLLFIFIFVNSSSYVTIPDIKGEDKDTAIKSLKEIGLIPLTKGIGDKVLYTDPNVGERVKKGRHVFIQLGKIDQLTVPDLIGVPLEIAEQFLTSYNLKYKIIKIYFPNEEIETIIDMEPQPNTPINEGDTILLKVSSSEVNK
- the rlmN gene encoding 23S rRNA (adenine(2503)-C(2))-methyltransferase RlmN, with the translated sequence MIKKNILDFSYDELVKEFTNLNLKKFRVDQVLDWIFKKHIFDFFEMTNISKNEREFLDEYFYISIPEPIDIQESKIDGTTKFLWKLEDGRTIESVLLFYPNRISACISSQVGCPLKCKFCSTGASGFERNLTPGEIVAQVLAIEKLKDVNINNIVLMGMGEPLLNYDNVLKAIRNWNNKKMKNLGARRITISTSGIADKIEELADFELDIRLSVSLHAPNNYIRDQIMPINAKYPIEEVVQSCKIYQEKTKNRVTIEYIAIKGLNDEEKHAQELADLLKGLKVMVNIIPVNPNPANYERPSKKFLNSFLNKLKENNIEATLRIEKGTDIDAACGQLKMRKKGVK
- a CDS encoding DUF2905 domain-containing protein, translated to MQFIGKSFISIGIILTIIGIIFYFSNKIPFKIGQLPGDILIKKDGFTFYFPLTTTILISIIFNIIIAIIKRIL
- a CDS encoding transketolase, which encodes MKKSLSELKALANICRGDIIKMTTVAKSGHPGGSMSSIDMYLSVFNIANIDPKNPYDQNRDRVVISHGHTSPGVYSALGRLGFFNIDDAIAGFRNSGSIFEGHITRGIPGVEWTTGNLGQGLSAGVGMALASKITRKNYHVFVLHSDGEAPKGQIAEARRTAKKENLNNLTVLIDYNDIQISGRARDVLYVDLVKEYESAGWNIIEVDGHNFEQLFNAIEEAKSYKLGPTVIIAKTIIGKGVSFMENRHEYHGSPLSEAEAEKALKELGVENDIEKYKEMRKELPLLRKKLEFKDNVITADPGTPIVYKKEDKIDNRGAFGNAIADLAKVNKGKIVAVDCDLKPSVKLEKFEKVSPETYIQIGIQEHNAATIAGAMSVCGVIPFFADFGVFGLDETFNQQRLNDINHTNLKTAVTHCGIDIGEDGKTHHEINYIGIVRSFFDTKLIIPADPNQTDKAVRFAASTLGNVVIAMGRSKIPVILDENGNPFFGENYVFEYGKMDILRKGEKVTILTHGSVAYKAVKVADKLKEEGINITVINVSAPLEFDGSKIAEYINDSHIIIYEDHNKYNGLFVEFSKSVVENKLSPLSIETLGVDNYSPSGNNESLFKIFKLDEDSLLKIIKEKINE
- a CDS encoding radical SAM protein; the protein is MKNSIHFVKMENTKSLSLTGNYCYLNCKHCNKHYLNNMITIKDIDKISNMSSILLSGGMNDEIKVPVYNFVEILQEYKNKYNFKYNLHTGFMNYNELEKIKAISDAISFDLVGNKETMINVYGIDKFENMWSTFDNLIKLDFKVKPHITIGLNGGKLTHEKDAINRLKKYDIDEIIFLVFIPTKGSAFENENPPKIEEVVEIFEYAKEKIENIKLTLGCMHPKGKYRKELQENLLYIADKIVQPVQNTIELAKKMNFNITWSYECCVF
- the ricT gene encoding regulatory iron-sulfur-containing complex subunit RicT → MINLNALVYGVEISNLSPLVYYAGNDEDIKIGDLVLVNTDMGLDVGKVRIGPKEMTFEEIGYEVTSILRKLNEDDMITYKENIELAQKAKNITEKKAKELNLPMRILSSRVVFDRSKIIVFFGSDTRVDFRDLVKELAKEFKARIELRQIGIRDEVKLIGALGLCGQQTCCSRFLRNFDSIKMEMAKTQQMLINTAKISGRCGRLMCCLAYENEFYEKSLHCIPNEGSTIEYENVPAKVITVNVFLKQVTLQIIENNQPVIVKLPFDYFKKNCPIGD
- a CDS encoding YaaR family protein, with the protein product MFINPLSGNSAQKSSEKKIKKNSNEKTVKRKNSFTEIMELNEIDIIKKDLNKLLEQIEEYGSQFKRSPIEKNLEKYKKSVKDFLKKIEKNLYKLNSKMNFKEKNFFVVAEKINKELKDLTDSLIKNESGAFLYAKKVDAINGLLLDLYK
- the rnc gene encoding ribonuclease III: MNDFEKYNINKIKKIIGIENIDEELLFEALCHSSYSNDYNSKGRKIKSNERLEFLGDSVLNLIIAEHLYKNYNLDEGDMARVRATVGSELILFDAAKKLGLGDYILLSKNEERYGGREKHSIISDLFEAILGAIYLSLGFEKAKEFALKHLNEYIDLSIKGKLFLDYKTRLQELTQKDLKIRPEYKLIRQDGPPHNRTFVIDVIINGKKYGRGIGKSKKVAEQLAAREACEKFSGDINEK